A genome region from Crossiella equi includes the following:
- a CDS encoding TIGR03086 family metal-binding protein yields MQEKTGPLLGGIELLGRSVRYALGGLALVTPAHLDLPTPCPAWDVTGLLRHLEDSLAALAEAADLGQVALTPARREAPSPDLPGSVRVHALRLLDSWHRAGGTDLVTVAGCPLTAALVVATGAVEVAVHGWDLAVACDGDHPLPESLARELLRLAPVFVGEADRPHRFAAVAEPGPDAGAAEHLLAFLGRDPAWRPG; encoded by the coding sequence GTGCAGGAGAAAACTGGGCCGCTGCTGGGCGGGATCGAGCTGCTGGGCCGCTCGGTCCGCTACGCCCTGGGCGGGCTGGCGCTGGTCACCCCGGCCCACCTGGACCTGCCCACCCCGTGCCCGGCCTGGGACGTCACCGGCCTGCTCCGGCACCTGGAGGACTCCCTGGCGGCCCTGGCCGAGGCCGCTGACCTGGGCCAGGTCGCGCTGACCCCGGCCCGCCGCGAGGCCCCGTCGCCGGACCTGCCGGGCAGCGTGCGGGTGCACGCGCTGCGGCTGCTGGACAGCTGGCACCGTGCCGGGGGCACGGACCTGGTCACGGTCGCGGGCTGCCCGCTGACCGCGGCGCTGGTCGTGGCAACCGGGGCGGTGGAGGTGGCCGTGCACGGCTGGGACCTGGCGGTGGCCTGCGACGGCGACCACCCGCTGCCGGAGTCCCTGGCCCGGGAGCTGCTGCGGCTGGCGCCGGTGTTCGTCGGGGAGGCCGACCGGCCGCACCGGTTCGCCGCGGTCGCCGAGCCCGGGCCGGACGCCGGGGCGGCGGAGCACCTGCTGGCGTTCCTGGGCCGCGACCCGGCCTGGCGGCCTGGCTAG
- a CDS encoding helix-turn-helix domain-containing protein, whose amino-acid sequence MVRQPLTPEQIEAGRRLGALLRQARAARELTEVAHAAGISPETLRKIETGRLPSPGFGTVVCLGEALGVPLQELAAVWRGDDELPLEAVS is encoded by the coding sequence ATGGTTCGCCAACCGCTCACCCCCGAGCAGATCGAAGCTGGCAGGCGACTCGGCGCCCTGCTGCGCCAGGCGCGGGCGGCACGCGAGCTCACCGAGGTAGCGCACGCGGCCGGGATCTCGCCGGAGACCCTGCGCAAGATCGAGACCGGTCGGCTGCCCTCCCCCGGCTTCGGCACGGTCGTCTGCCTGGGCGAGGCGCTCGGCGTACCGCTCCAGGAGCTGGCCGCGGTCTGGCGCGGCGACGACGAGCTGCCGCTGGAGGCGGTCTCCTAG
- a CDS encoding TetR/AcrR family transcriptional regulator, whose product MSTPPRRRDAARNQDRILAVARELVDEGVPLQLNDVARRAGLGVGTVYRHFPTPEALLETVATPRLTGLAEDGERALAEPDAWLAFSGFLGRVVEAQFGDAALSPVTAAAEDALPATTELKRTLWTVGAELLARVKAAGEVRADLSADDLVPLMCGIAYAATVHGGEDRVATAHRYLATMLAGLRARR is encoded by the coding sequence GTGAGCACCCCACCCCGGCGCCGGGATGCCGCCCGTAACCAGGACCGCATCCTCGCCGTCGCCCGCGAGCTGGTGGACGAGGGCGTGCCGTTGCAGCTCAACGACGTCGCCCGCCGCGCGGGCCTCGGGGTGGGCACCGTCTACCGGCACTTCCCGACGCCGGAGGCCCTGCTGGAGACGGTGGCCACGCCCCGGCTGACCGGGCTGGCCGAGGACGGGGAGCGGGCACTGGCCGAACCGGACGCCTGGCTGGCGTTCAGCGGGTTCCTGGGGCGGGTCGTGGAGGCGCAGTTCGGCGACGCCGCGCTCTCGCCGGTCACCGCCGCGGCCGAGGACGCGCTGCCCGCCACCACCGAGCTCAAGCGGACACTGTGGACCGTCGGTGCCGAGCTGCTGGCGCGGGTCAAGGCCGCCGGGGAGGTGCGCGCGGACCTCAGCGCGGACGACCTGGTCCCGCTGATGTGCGGCATCGCCTACGCCGCCACCGTGCACGGCGGCGAGGACCGGGTGGCCACCGCGCACCGCTACCTGGCGACGATGCTGGCCGGTCTGCGCGCGCGGCGATGA
- a CDS encoding recombinase family protein, with protein MTATRAAVYARISKDVVALGLGVERQRDACLGLCEQRGWTVSENLIFTDNDVSASGARSKRVAFASLLARVEAGEVDVIVVHHVDRLVRRLDELERIIELCERQGVKIITVTGDLDLATDAGRLNARILASVARAEVERKSARQRDANRQAAAMGKAHSARRAFGFADANHLHPVESTIVAQMYDQFNSGVSLGGLARWLNEQGVSTPLGKQWKYNSVRSVLANPRNAGLRGVRELVDTAVGGSGRRARWHTITAESAAWPPIVPREAWEAAMRVLQDPERRTNYVGNRQQYLLSGLAICAADGCGQKMVTGRRDKIRTLRCPSLRHANRRADYLEQFVVDVILERLRKPDAIDLVQPQPGGVDIAALRDRSALLRRRLAELAEDFGVGDLTRAEYRAAREAAHAKLAELDATLADLGRVDVLAGFVGVDQDPAVAWERAGLEIRRGVINALAEISIGPGRAGRPGQGPDAVVGTVSFGWRRRG; from the coding sequence ATGACGGCAACTCGCGCGGCGGTGTACGCCCGAATCTCGAAAGACGTTGTGGCCCTAGGGCTTGGCGTGGAGCGGCAGCGCGATGCCTGTCTGGGCTTGTGTGAGCAGCGTGGCTGGACCGTCAGCGAAAATTTGATCTTCACGGACAACGACGTGTCCGCCTCTGGTGCCCGCAGCAAGCGCGTCGCCTTCGCGTCACTGCTGGCGCGCGTTGAGGCGGGAGAGGTCGACGTGATCGTGGTGCACCACGTCGACCGGTTGGTGCGGCGCCTCGACGAGCTGGAGCGAATCATCGAGCTGTGCGAGCGGCAAGGCGTCAAGATCATTACCGTCACTGGTGATCTTGACTTGGCCACCGACGCCGGTCGGCTGAACGCGCGGATCCTGGCATCGGTTGCTCGCGCTGAGGTTGAGCGCAAATCGGCGCGTCAGCGCGACGCGAACCGGCAAGCCGCTGCCATGGGAAAAGCTCATTCCGCTCGGAGAGCATTTGGCTTCGCCGATGCGAATCATCTGCACCCCGTCGAATCGACCATCGTGGCCCAGATGTACGATCAGTTCAATTCCGGAGTCTCGCTCGGCGGCTTGGCGCGCTGGCTGAACGAGCAAGGAGTTTCCACCCCGTTGGGCAAGCAATGGAAGTACAACTCGGTTCGTTCGGTTCTGGCGAACCCACGCAATGCGGGACTCCGGGGTGTCCGTGAGCTTGTCGACACAGCGGTGGGCGGTAGCGGGCGACGGGCGCGTTGGCACACGATCACCGCAGAGTCGGCGGCTTGGCCGCCGATCGTCCCCCGCGAGGCGTGGGAAGCTGCCATGCGGGTTCTCCAGGATCCCGAGCGTAGGACGAACTACGTGGGCAATCGTCAGCAGTATCTGCTTTCAGGGCTTGCGATCTGTGCAGCGGACGGGTGCGGCCAGAAGATGGTGACCGGTCGCCGTGACAAAATCCGAACTCTGCGATGCCCCTCATTGCGTCATGCGAATCGGCGTGCGGATTACCTTGAACAGTTCGTTGTAGACGTAATCCTGGAGCGCCTGCGCAAGCCCGACGCGATCGACCTGGTGCAGCCGCAGCCTGGCGGGGTCGACATCGCCGCGCTGCGTGACCGGTCGGCGCTCCTGCGGCGACGCCTGGCCGAGCTGGCGGAGGATTTCGGCGTAGGGGACCTCACCCGCGCCGAGTATCGCGCCGCACGCGAGGCGGCCCACGCGAAGCTGGCCGAGCTTGACGCGACCTTGGCCGATCTGGGTCGGGTGGACGTGCTTGCGGGGTTCGTTGGTGTCGATCAAGATCCCGCTGTCGCTTGGGAGCGGGCAGGCCTGGAG
- a CDS encoding winged helix-turn-helix transcriptional regulator has protein sequence MDFDPNDRDCPTRQLLDRIGDQWTVLIVLSLEQGPRRFTEISHTVSGISQKVLSQTLRSLVRDGMLTRTAYAEVPPRVEYALTDLGRSLADAVSYLDRWAREHMGDVLAARLAFDGTKTGGTKTGGTRV, from the coding sequence ATGGACTTCGACCCGAACGACCGGGACTGCCCGACCCGCCAGCTGCTGGACCGCATCGGCGACCAGTGGACGGTGCTGATCGTGCTGAGCCTGGAGCAGGGCCCGCGCCGCTTCACCGAGATCAGCCACACCGTCTCCGGCATCTCACAGAAGGTGCTGTCGCAGACGCTGCGCAGCCTGGTGCGCGACGGCATGCTCACCCGCACCGCCTACGCCGAGGTGCCGCCGCGCGTGGAGTACGCGCTGACCGACCTGGGCCGCAGCCTGGCCGACGCGGTGTCCTACCTGGACCGGTGGGCGCGCGAGCACATGGGCGACGTGCTGGCGGCGCGGCTGGCCTTCGATGGCACGAAGACCGGGGGCACGAAGACCGGGGGCACGCGGGTCTAG
- a CDS encoding MerR family transcriptional regulator, with protein sequence MSTARGITISQAATFAGITVKTIRHYHRLGLLEEPRRDASGYRRYGSTHLLRLVRVRTLAAAGVPLAEIADLLDADPEVFADALADVERDLTERINELIARRDTLQRLATGDRVLLPEHACAVLDRVTGLGFSEAERDMTREAMVLVKALAPEDFDGYVAQLAAAMDDPEYLVLVRRMLAAGALAADDPRVEELATALVGHFLANPHLVPVLTGAQTRADSDLRHHVLTQHRTDQNPGWTRLHELVVARLREAGHPVL encoded by the coding sequence ATGAGCACAGCCCGGGGCATCACCATCAGCCAGGCCGCGACGTTCGCCGGGATCACGGTCAAGACCATCCGGCACTACCACCGGCTGGGCCTGCTTGAGGAACCGCGCCGCGACGCCTCCGGCTACCGCCGCTACGGCTCCACGCACCTGCTGCGCCTGGTGCGGGTGCGCACACTGGCCGCCGCGGGGGTGCCCCTGGCCGAGATCGCCGACCTGCTCGACGCCGACCCGGAGGTCTTCGCCGACGCCCTCGCCGACGTCGAGCGCGACCTCACCGAGCGCATCAACGAGCTCATCGCGCGCCGGGACACGTTGCAGCGCTTGGCCACCGGCGACCGGGTGCTGCTGCCCGAGCACGCCTGCGCGGTGCTGGACCGCGTGACCGGGCTCGGCTTCAGCGAGGCCGAACGGGACATGACGCGCGAGGCCATGGTGCTGGTCAAGGCCCTGGCCCCGGAGGACTTCGACGGGTACGTGGCCCAGCTCGCGGCCGCGATGGACGACCCCGAGTACCTGGTGCTGGTGCGGCGGATGCTGGCGGCGGGCGCACTGGCCGCCGACGACCCCCGGGTCGAGGAGCTGGCCACCGCGCTGGTCGGGCACTTCCTGGCCAATCCACACCTGGTGCCGGTGCTGACCGGGGCGCAGACCCGGGCGGACAGCGACCTGCGGCACCACGTGCTCACCCAGCACCGCACCGACCAGAACCCCGGCTGGACGCGGTTGCACGAGCTGGTCGTGGCCCGGCTGCGCGAGGCGGGCCACCCGGTGCTCTAG
- the map gene encoding type I methionyl aminopeptidase, translated as MIELKTPAEIDRMHVAGRFVAEVLTEVGRLADVGVNLLDLEHHVRGMIERRGARSCYWDYAPSFGKGPFRNVICLSVNDAVLHGLPHDHVLRDGDVLTADLAVSIDGWTADSARTVIVGTPAEEDLRLVRATEEALEAAIDAARPGNRLGDISAAIWAVARSYGYPVNTEFGGHGIGRTMHEDLHVSNKGKAGRGLTLRPGLTLALEPWFARTTDRIVFDEDGWTIRSADGSRTAHSEHTVAITEDGPRVLTRRADEAAVTGAARAVTGEA; from the coding sequence GTGATCGAGTTGAAGACGCCCGCCGAGATCGACCGCATGCACGTGGCCGGGCGTTTCGTCGCCGAAGTGCTCACCGAGGTCGGCCGCCTGGCCGACGTGGGAGTCAACCTCCTGGACCTGGAGCACCACGTGCGCGGCATGATCGAACGCCGCGGCGCGCGGTCCTGCTACTGGGACTACGCCCCGTCCTTCGGCAAGGGCCCGTTCCGCAACGTCATCTGCCTGTCGGTCAACGACGCCGTCCTGCACGGCCTGCCGCACGACCACGTCCTGCGCGACGGCGACGTGCTCACCGCCGACCTGGCTGTCAGCATCGACGGCTGGACCGCCGACTCGGCGCGCACGGTCATCGTCGGCACCCCGGCCGAGGAGGACCTGCGCCTGGTCCGCGCCACCGAGGAGGCACTGGAGGCGGCCATCGACGCGGCGCGCCCGGGCAACCGCCTCGGCGACATCTCCGCCGCGATCTGGGCGGTGGCCCGCTCGTATGGCTACCCGGTCAACACCGAGTTCGGCGGCCACGGCATCGGCCGCACCATGCACGAGGACCTGCACGTGTCCAACAAGGGCAAGGCGGGCCGGGGCCTGACCCTGCGCCCGGGCCTGACCCTGGCCCTGGAGCCCTGGTTCGCGCGCACCACCGACCGGATCGTCTTCGACGAGGACGGCTGGACCATCCGCTCGGCCGACGGCTCGCGCACCGCCCACTCCGAGCACACCGTGGCCATCACCGAGGACGGCCCGCGGGTGCTGACCCGGCGGGCGGACGAGGCGGCGGTGACCGGGGCCGCGCGGGCGGTGACCGGGGAGGCCTAG
- a CDS encoding SDR family oxidoreductase, with protein sequence MSIVVTGATGQLGRLVVKHLLARVPAEQVVGSVRNPANGADLGIALREGDFDRPETLAAAFAGADKLLIISTDGDTGTRLRQHAAAVQAAQAAGVRHIHYTSLTNATDAKIALADVHRPTEEAIRATGLPFTILRDNWYLENDHGTILGAAASGVLATSSRGGRFAPATREDFARAIAAVLATDGHENTVYELGAPVSYGYADFARVISEVSGKEVRYVEVTPAEATAGLRGAGLPEPLVELIVDYYDGLGRGELDRPDGALERLSGQPVTSLRDYVASVLIG encoded by the coding sequence ATGTCAATCGTGGTGACCGGCGCTACCGGACAGCTGGGCAGGCTCGTGGTCAAGCACCTGCTGGCGCGGGTGCCCGCCGAGCAGGTCGTCGGCAGCGTGCGCAACCCGGCCAACGGCGCCGACCTGGGCATCGCGCTGCGCGAGGGCGACTTCGACCGCCCGGAGACCCTGGCCGCGGCGTTCGCGGGCGCGGACAAGCTGCTGATCATCTCCACCGACGGCGACACCGGGACCCGGCTGCGCCAGCACGCCGCCGCCGTCCAGGCGGCCCAGGCCGCGGGCGTCAGGCACATCCACTACACCTCGCTGACCAACGCGACCGACGCCAAGATCGCGCTCGCCGACGTGCACCGCCCGACCGAGGAGGCCATCCGCGCCACCGGCCTGCCGTTCACGATCCTGCGCGACAACTGGTACCTGGAGAACGACCACGGCACGATCCTGGGCGCGGCGGCCTCCGGCGTGCTGGCCACCTCCAGCCGCGGCGGCCGCTTCGCCCCCGCGACCCGCGAGGACTTCGCGCGCGCCATCGCCGCGGTGCTGGCCACCGACGGCCACGAGAACACCGTGTACGAGCTGGGCGCGCCGGTCTCCTACGGCTACGCCGACTTCGCGCGGGTGATCTCCGAGGTCAGCGGCAAGGAGGTCCGCTACGTCGAGGTGACCCCGGCCGAGGCCACCGCGGGCCTGCGTGGCGCGGGGCTGCCGGAGCCGCTGGTCGAGCTGATCGTGGACTACTACGACGGCCTGGGCCGGGGCGAGCTGGACCGCCCAGACGGCGCGCTGGAGCGCCTGTCCGGCCAGCCGGTCACCTCGCTGCGCGACTACGTGGCGTCGGTGCTGATCGGCTGA
- a CDS encoding IS481 family transposase, whose protein sequence is MHRNARTTIHARQLINTRYQAGWPPARIAEQLGISRTTVHKWIHRYRTEGEAGLADRSSRPHTSPTRTPAELETAVLAARTEHRRGAVHLAGLLGLAAATVGRILRRHHVPALAHLDAVTGLPVRRRHTGIRYQRPHPGDLLHVDVKKLGRIPDGGGWRVHGRSEAVRGRGNGWDYLHVAVDDRSRLAYVEALPDEKGLTCAGFLHRAACWFREHGVTVLRVLTDNAKAYRVDRDWQAVCTALGIRRRFIKPGCPWTNGKAERFNRTLQTEFAYARAWTSNDERVAALPGWVDRYNTQRAHSALAGHPPISVLAG, encoded by the coding sequence ATGCACCGTAACGCCCGCACCACCATCCACGCACGCCAGCTCATCAACACCCGCTACCAGGCCGGGTGGCCACCGGCCCGCATCGCCGAACAACTCGGCATCTCCCGCACCACCGTGCACAAATGGATCCACCGCTACCGCACCGAGGGTGAAGCGGGCCTGGCCGACCGCTCCTCCCGCCCCCACACCAGCCCCACCCGCACCCCCGCCGAGCTCGAGACGGCGGTTCTGGCCGCCCGGACCGAGCACCGCCGGGGCGCGGTGCACCTGGCCGGACTGCTCGGGCTGGCCGCGGCCACCGTCGGCCGGATCCTGCGCCGACACCACGTGCCCGCACTCGCCCACCTGGACGCCGTCACCGGGCTGCCGGTGCGCCGCCGCCACACCGGGATCCGCTACCAGCGCCCGCACCCCGGTGACCTGCTGCATGTCGATGTCAAGAAGCTCGGCCGGATCCCTGATGGTGGTGGCTGGCGCGTGCACGGTCGCAGCGAGGCCGTCCGTGGCCGGGGCAATGGCTGGGACTACCTGCACGTGGCTGTCGATGACCGTTCCCGCCTGGCCTATGTCGAGGCGTTGCCGGATGAGAAGGGTCTGACCTGCGCGGGTTTCCTGCACAGGGCCGCTTGCTGGTTCCGGGAACACGGGGTGACCGTGTTGCGGGTGCTGACCGACAACGCCAAGGCCTACCGAGTGGACCGGGACTGGCAGGCGGTCTGCACCGCCCTGGGGATCCGGCGGCGCTTCATCAAACCGGGGTGTCCCTGGACCAACGGCAAGGCCGAGCGGTTCAACCGGACGTTGCAGACCGAGTTCGCCTACGCGAGGGCCTGGACCTCCAACGACGAGCGGGTGGCGGCACTGCCGGGCTGGGTGGATCGCTACAACACCCAACGCGCCCACTCAGCCCTGGCAGGCCACCCACCGATCAGCGTCCTGGCCGGGTGA
- a CDS encoding phosphotransferase, with product MRSSELDRLTALLGPVRSVHPLAGGYSYETCLLDLPGDRVVVRLGGAAPEVEAAVLALGRTAVPVPAVRHVLPGEDGVRAAVVLDFVEGTPLGQALDGGHELGAEVGEVIARIGTIPLSRPGFFTGPDLAVAPERPWSAQLPEFAEQCLGDTTRLDRVTAAAWLALCREHAPALTAVDGVARLVHADVNPKNLLIAREGGRWRVRAVLDWEFAHSGCPYGDAANMLRFARDYPPAFTTGFRDGFGAAQPDPAWPYLGRVLDMFALTELLTRPPGNPVADQAAARVRWLAGNPSALETG from the coding sequence ATGCGCTCCTCCGAGCTCGACCGGCTCACCGCCCTCCTCGGCCCGGTGCGGTCGGTCCACCCCCTGGCGGGCGGCTACTCGTACGAGACCTGCCTCCTGGACCTGCCCGGCGACCGCGTGGTGGTCCGCCTGGGCGGGGCCGCGCCGGAGGTCGAGGCGGCGGTGCTGGCCCTGGGCCGCACCGCGGTCCCGGTGCCCGCGGTGCGGCACGTCCTGCCCGGGGAGGACGGCGTGCGGGCGGCGGTCGTCCTGGACTTCGTCGAGGGCACCCCGCTGGGCCAGGCCCTCGACGGCGGCCACGAGCTGGGTGCCGAGGTCGGGGAGGTCATCGCCCGGATCGGCACGATCCCCTTGTCCCGCCCGGGTTTCTTCACCGGACCCGACCTCGCCGTCGCGCCGGAACGGCCGTGGTCGGCCCAGCTCCCGGAGTTCGCCGAGCAGTGCCTGGGTGACACGACGCGTCTCGACCGGGTGACCGCCGCGGCCTGGCTGGCGCTGTGCCGCGAGCACGCCCCGGCACTGACCGCGGTGGACGGGGTGGCCCGGCTCGTGCACGCCGATGTGAACCCGAAGAACCTCCTCATCGCCCGGGAAGGGGGGCGGTGGCGGGTGCGGGCGGTGCTGGACTGGGAGTTCGCCCACTCGGGCTGCCCGTACGGGGACGCGGCGAACATGCTGCGCTTCGCCCGTGACTACCCGCCCGCCTTCACCACCGGCTTCCGCGACGGCTTCGGCGCCGCCCAGCCCGACCCGGCCTGGCCCTACCTCGGCCGGGTGCTGGACATGTTCGCCCTCACCGAGCTGCTCACCCGGCCGCCCGGCAACCCGGTCGCCGACCAGGCCGCGGCCCGGGTCCGGTGGTTGGCCGGGAACCCGTCGGCGCTGGAGACGGGGTGA
- a CDS encoding SDR family NAD(P)-dependent oxidoreductase — protein sequence MGKTALVTAGTAGIGLETAVGLVEAGYEVTVVGRDPERGVRAAERIGARFLRADLSSLTDVRGLAERVLPDGPLDVLVNNVGAMFAEHTEIDGVEASFLVNHLSPALLTELLLPALERGAPSRVVNVTSGAVGVAKRVFDAVEPPGGYYGFHWYGRAKLINLAHTLDLADRLRGTGVSVFAADPGGAATDMTDGTMLDPRIVSPGLRLLWPLVRRRFARSTSGPASVAARPSITAATDPALAGRTGILLGADARPRPPVRAATDPRVVTAVRRLTRPVLEPMLHG from the coding sequence ATGGGCAAGACGGCACTGGTCACGGCGGGGACCGCGGGTATCGGCCTGGAGACCGCGGTGGGACTGGTCGAAGCGGGGTACGAGGTCACCGTGGTGGGCCGCGACCCCGAGCGCGGGGTGCGGGCCGCGGAGCGGATCGGGGCCCGGTTCCTGCGCGCGGACCTGTCCTCGCTGACCGACGTGCGCGGGCTGGCCGAGCGGGTCCTGCCGGACGGCCCCCTGGACGTGCTGGTCAACAACGTCGGCGCGATGTTCGCCGAGCACACCGAGATCGACGGCGTCGAGGCGTCGTTCCTGGTCAACCACCTCTCCCCGGCGCTGCTCACCGAGCTGCTGCTGCCCGCCCTGGAGCGGGGCGCGCCCAGCCGCGTGGTGAACGTGACCTCCGGCGCCGTCGGGGTGGCCAAACGGGTCTTCGACGCGGTCGAGCCGCCCGGCGGCTACTACGGCTTCCACTGGTACGGCCGCGCCAAGCTGATCAACCTCGCGCACACCCTGGACCTGGCCGACCGCCTGCGGGGCACCGGGGTCTCGGTGTTCGCCGCCGACCCGGGCGGTGCCGCCACCGACATGACCGACGGCACCATGCTCGACCCGAGGATCGTCTCGCCGGGGCTGCGGCTGCTGTGGCCGCTGGTGCGGCGGAGGTTCGCGCGCTCGACCTCGGGCCCGGCCTCGGTGGCCGCCCGGCCGTCGATCACCGCCGCCACCGACCCGGCGCTGGCCGGGCGCACCGGGATCCTGCTCGGCGCGGACGCCCGCCCGCGGCCCCCGGTGCGGGCGGCCACCGATCCGCGTGTGGTCACCGCGGTGCGGCGCCTCACCCGGCCGGTGCTGGAACCTATGCTGCACGGGTGA